Part of the Georgenia sp. TF02-10 genome, GCCACGCCCACCCCCGGCTCGTCGGCTGCTGAGGTCGACGAGGCGCACAACGACGACGACACGATGTTCGCGCAGATGATGATCGTCCATCACCAGGGCGCCATCGAGATGGCCGACCTGGCCGTGGAGCGGGCAACCGCCGAGGAGGTGCGCACCCTCGCCTCCGACATCTCCGCCGCGCAAGGCCCCGAGATCGAGGAGATGACGTCCTGGCTCGAGGTGTGGGGCGAGGACACGTCGGCGGACCCCACCGGGCACATGGACCACGGCGGGATGGACATGGACGGCATGAGCCAGGCCGAGGCGATGGAGGAGCTGGAATCGCTGTCTGGCACCGATTTCGACCGGCGGTTCCTCGAGCTGATGACCGCTCACCACGAGGGGGCGGTCAGCATGGCCGAGACGGAGCTCGACCAGGGCGAGAACCCCCAGGCACTCGAGCTCGCCCAGCAGATCATCGACGACCAGACCGCCGAGATCGCCGAGATGGAAGAGATCCGCCAGGGCCTCTAGGACGCCGGCCCCGTCGGCGTCACGGCCTCGCAGCTCGCCTCAGCGCCGCGCGCTCCACAGCCATGCGGCGGGCCCGGGCGCCGGGATGGCTCCGAGCTGACGGGCGCGGTCGCCCCACGCGCTGGTCGGCTGGCGACCGGCGTCGGCGGATCGCCCGTTAGCGGCCCGGTGGGCCACGATCCCGGCCACCAGGGCGGCGAGCTCGACCTCGTCGGGGGCGCCGCGGACCACCTGCACGGCCGGCACGCCGTCGGCCGTGGAGCCGCCGACGGCGGTCAGCAGCGCACGGACCACCGCGTCGTCGCCGTCGGCCGGGTCCGCGCCGTCGTCCGAGCCGGCCGGGCCCACGCCGCCGTCCCCTGGAGCGTCCACGCCCTCGTCCCCGGGGGTCGTGTCCAGGTCGTCGTCCCCGCCGGCCAGGTCCACGACGCCGTCGCCACCACCGGCCGGACCGACGGTGCGGCGCCCCCGGCCCGCCG contains:
- a CDS encoding acyl-CoA carboxylase subunit epsilon, whose protein sequence is MSAAPIDETSRSAGGEPAGRGRRTVGPAGGGDGVVDLAGGDDDLDTTPGDEGVDAPGDGGVGPAGSDDGADPADGDDAVVRALLTAVGGSTADGVPAVQVVRGAPDEVELAALVAGIVAHRAANGRSADAGRQPTSAWGDRARQLGAIPAPGPAAWLWSARR
- a CDS encoding DUF305 domain-containing protein — its product is MKIAARLTALAGAGLLVITLAACGSGSDETTPEPETTTTAETATPTPGSSAAEVDEAHNDDDTMFAQMMIVHHQGAIEMADLAVERATAEEVRTLASDISAAQGPEIEEMTSWLEVWGEDTSADPTGHMDHGGMDMDGMSQAEAMEELESLSGTDFDRRFLELMTAHHEGAVSMAETELDQGENPQALELAQQIIDDQTAEIAEMEEIRQGL